A single genomic interval of Lathyrus oleraceus cultivar Zhongwan6 chromosome 7, CAAS_Psat_ZW6_1.0, whole genome shotgun sequence harbors:
- the LOC127102810 gene encoding berberine bridge enzyme-like 4: MTQFYNLNTNSFLIDLDIECKVLQRKSQQSSKLQCCNIERMGKSSFLFAILTILMSMSISTAISKSPIQDFLNCFSNNSHVPEVIYTPNNTSFSTILNKRIHNKRFKTATTPKPLAIVTPKDASHVQTTIKCTKSNNIQIRIRSGGHDYDGYSYVSDVPFVLLDVFHLNSVDVNVQEETAWVESGATNGKIYYNIAKKSNSLAFPAGVCFSLGSGGHYSGGGYGNLMRKYGLSVDNIIDAKIVDASGKILDRKSMGEDLFWAIRGGGGASFGVILSWKIKLVHVPAQVTIFKVKRKMDEGATDVVFKWQSIAPKLDKDLFIRVQHEVVQIGKTGKKTVQVSFIGQFLGTVERLLPLVSNGFPELGLKKSDCISMPWVNSTLFWYFMPIGTPLEALLDEPKESETLYFKGKSDYVKKAIPKETIESLWKLMIKGEEIMFMQWNPYGGRMEEILPSETPFPHRAGNLFMIGYYHNWVNGSRGDIESHLKFSNSVHAFMKPYVSNSPREAFLNYRDSDIGANHPSNTTKIDIARTYGSSYFKENFKRLVSVKTKVDPENFFRYEQSIPTST, encoded by the exons ATGACACAATTCTACAATTTAAATACTAATTCATTTTTAATAGATCTAGATATTG AGTGCAAGGTTCTACAAAGAAAATCCCAACAAAGTAGCAAACTTCAGTGTTGTAATATCGAAAGAATGGGGAAATCATCTTTTCTCTTCGCAATCTTAACAATTCTCATGTCTATGTCTATTTCAACTGCAATATCAAAATCACCCATTCAAGATTTTCTCAATTGTTTTTCAAATAATTCTCATGTGCCTGAAGTCATTTACACACCAAACAACACCTCATTTTCAACCATCCTCAACAAGAGGATACATAACAAGAGATTTAAAACAGCAACAACACCAAAACCTTTGGCAATTGTAACCCCAAAAGATGCTTCTCATGTCCAAACAACAATTAAATGTACCAAAAGTAACAACATTCAAATCAGAATCCGAAGTGGCGGCCATGATTATGACGGTTACTCTTATGTATCAGATGTGCCTTTTGTTTTACTTGACGTATTTCATCTCAATTCAGTTGATGTCAATGTACAAGAAGAAACAGCGTGGGTTGAATCAGGTGCAACAAATGGTAAGATTTATTATAACATTGCAAAGAAAAGTAATTCTCTTGCTTTCCCAGCCGGGGTTTGTTTTTCTTTAGGTTCTGGTGGTCATTATTCTGGTGGTGGGTATGGAAATTTGATGAGAAAATATGGTCTTTCTGTTGATAATATCATTGATGCAAAAATTGTTGATGCCAGCGGAAAAATCCTTGATAGAAAATCAATGGGAGAAGATCTTTTTTGGGCCATAAGAGGTGGTGGTGGAGCAAGTTTTGGGGTTATTCTTTCATGGAAAATCAAATTGGTTCATGTACCTGCACAAGTTACGATTTTCAAAGTGAAAAGAAAGATGGATGAAGGTGCAACTGATGTTGTTTTCAAATGGCAATCAATTGCACCAAAATTAGATAAAGATCTTTTCATTAGAGTGCAACATGAAGTTGTTCAAATTGGTAAAACCGGTAAAAAGACCGTGCAAGTTAGTTTCATTGGTCAATTTTTGGGGACAGTTGAAAGGCTTTTACCTTTGGTGAGTAATGGTTTCCCTGAATTAGgtttgaagaaaagtgattgcATTTCAATGCCTTGGGTTAATAGCACTCTTTTTTGGTATTTTATGCCTATTGGTACTCCACTTGAAGCATTATTGGATGAACCAAAAGAATCTGAAACATTATATTTCAAAGGTAAATCAGATTATGTGAAGAAAGCTATTCCAAAGGAAACAATAGAATCTCTATGGAAATTGATGATTAAAGGCGAAGAGATTATGTTTATGCAATGGAACCCTTATGGCGGAAGAATGGAGGAGATATTGCCATCAGAAACACCGTTTCCTCATAGAGCAGGGAATTTGTTCATGATTGGATATTATCATAATTGGGTTAACGGATCTCGTGGGGATATTGAAAGTcatttaaaattttcaaattcaGTTCATGCATTCATGAAACCCTATGTCTCAAATTCTCCGAGGGAGGCATTCCTAAACTATAGGGACTCTGATATAGGTGCTAATCATCCGAGTAATACAACAAAAATTGACATTGCTAGAACTTATGGAAGTAGTTACTtcaaagaaaattttaaaagaTTAGTGAGTGTGAAAACAAAGGTTGATCCAGAGAATTTTTTCAGATACGAACAAAGTATACCTACTAGCACATAG
- the LOC127102811 gene encoding uncharacterized protein LOC127102811 yields MTKRGGKAKVLAPGKLQEKRNRIINKKHIVRKPAQTTLSVQDASSAPTPAQAASSVQVASSMPTSASQKSSVQAASSMPTPAQAASSVQVASSMPTSASKKSSVQAASSMPTPAREASSVQAASSMPTPAPTVVPVHATTSEKFSFMPTLTLSHQTMVGPQNINLQTMASPSNLAEEEDVDADEDEAVGQETVTPLVPTIDENGKVIIKPSGTGLVSAKEVAGAINYAIRKQFYKPIHHWSALDLDTKTDWFKLFGEKVSWDPFDHAFVYSAFEKKGRKRLNDMLGKARRKGTRPSWIGDDAWLNFKLIGKRPSFWLCLLKTRPIELPQEVEQSTPQASRELQRDLRPDELFLKTHKRKNGEWVDSRAASTYTFKEKFDAELQPTEEGNGKVVQVLDGKCVNQLWTEAAGGRNRGRVYGAADLAINLKRGSKSFTKQSQTPQHSMFGMSLEAERAARIRAEQIVEATTTQLQEATEAAKAATEAAKAATETAQRMEREMNAWKEFMMKKFDTSTFVSHSHHYDDDLDDQSLDED; encoded by the exons ATGACTAAAAGAGGTGGAAAAGCTAAGGTATTAGCACCAGGAAAACTTCAAGAAAAACGAAATCGCATAATTAACAAGAAGCATATCGTTAGGAAACCTGCTCAAACAACATTGTCTGTGCAGGATGCATCATCGGCACCAACACCAGCTCAGGCAGCATCGTCCGTGCAGGTTGCATCGTCAATGCCAACATCAGCTTCGCAAAAATCGTCTGTGCAGGCTGCATCTTCGATGCCAACACCAGCTCAGGCAGCATCGTCCGTGCAGGTTGCATCGTCAATGCCAACATCAGCTTCTAAAAAATCGTCTGTGCAGGCTGCATCGTCGATGCCAACACCAGCTCGGGAAGCATCGTCCGTGCAGGCTGCATCGTCGATGCCAACACCAGCTCCAACTGTAGTACCTGTTCATGCCACTACCTCTGAGAAATTTAGTTTTATGCCTACTCTGACTTTAAGCCATCAAACAATGGTTGGCCCTCAAAATATAAACCTTCAAACAATGGCTAGCCCTTCAAATTTGGCAGAGGAGGAAGATGTGGATGCTGATGAGGATGAGGCGGTGGGTCAAGAAACTGTTACCCCTCTTGTGCCAACAATAGATGAGAATGGAAAAGTTATTATAAAACCATCTGGTACTGG GCTAGTTTCTGCCAAAGAAGTTGCAGGTGCCATTAATTATGCGATACGCAAACAATTTTATAAACCTATACATCATTGGTCTGCACTCGATCTTGATACGAAAACTGATTGGTTTAAGTTGTTTGGA gAGAAGGTTTCGTGGGATCCTTTCGATCATGCATTTGTCTATAGCGCCTTtgaaaaaaaaggaagaaaacGATTAAACGACATGTTGGGGAAGGCGAGGAGAAAAGGGACTCGACCTTCATGGATTGGTGATGATGCTTGGTTGAACTTCAAACTTATTGGAAAAAGACCGAGTTTTTGGCTGTGTCTTCTCAAAACAAGACCAATCGAGCTTCCGCAAGAGGTGGAGCAGTCCACACCACAGGCC TCACGTGAACTTCAAAGGGATCTGCGTCCCGATGAGTTATTTTTAAAAACACATAAGAGGAAAAATGGTGAATGGGTTGATAGTCGTGCTGCATCTACTTAT ACTTTTAAAGAGAAGTTTGATGCAGAACTTCAGCCAACTGAAGAAGGGAATGGAAAGGTTGTTCAAGTGTTAGATGGAAAGTGTGTAAATCAGCTATGGACAGAGGCTGCTGGGGGCCGTAACCGTGGTCGGGTTTATGGCGCTGCAGATTTAGCTATTAATCTAAAACGTGGATCAAAAAGTTTTACCAAACAATCTCAAACTCCTCAACACTCTATGTTTGGGATGTCATTAGAAGCTGAAAGAGCAGCTAGAATTAGAGCTGAACAAATTGTCGAGGCTACAACGACCCAATTACAAGAGGCTACCGAGGCTGCAAAAGCTGCTACCGAGGCTGCAAAAGCTGCTACCGAGACTGCACAAAGGATGGAGAGGGAGATGAATGCTTGGAAGGAATTTATGATGAAGAAATTTGACACTTCAACTTTTGTATCACATTCTCATCATTATGATGACGATTTGGATGATCAGTCATTAGATGAAGATTGA